The Chloroflexota bacterium DNA window AATGGACAGGCAATACAGGCGCGTAAGCACTGAGGAACAAGAAAAAGGCACTTCACTTGAGTCGCAACTGGCCAAGCTTGCTGAGGTGGCACCTAACGCTGTCGATTATTGTGACGCCGGCTATTCCGGCACCAATGGCGACCGTCCTGAC harbors:
- a CDS encoding recombinase family protein encodes the protein MKKNQTSYPLSGQGGRKMDRQYRRVSTEEQEKGTSLESQLAKLAEVAPNAVDYCDAGYSGTNGDRPD